One part of the Mesorhizobium sp. M4B.F.Ca.ET.058.02.1.1 genome encodes these proteins:
- a CDS encoding MerR family DNA-binding transcriptional regulator, whose translation MREYYTITELTREFDVSTRTLRFYEDEGLVQPVRRGRTRLFRPSDRHLIRQIMRGKRLGFSINEIREIIQMYKEPPGEVGQLKLMIKRIEEKREDLRQKRRDLEETLAELDQAEESCVERLVELGVNT comes from the coding sequence ATGCGGGAATACTACACGATCACCGAACTGACCCGCGAATTCGACGTGTCGACGCGCACGCTGCGCTTCTACGAGGACGAGGGCCTGGTGCAGCCGGTGCGGCGCGGCCGCACGAGGCTGTTCCGCCCGTCCGACCGGCATCTGATCCGCCAGATCATGCGGGGAAAAAGGCTCGGCTTCTCGATCAACGAGATCCGCGAAATCATCCAGATGTACAAGGAGCCGCCCGGCGAGGTCGGCCAGCTCAAGCTGATGATCAAGCGCATTGAGGAAAAGCGCGAGGATCTCAGGCAGAAGCGGCGCGACCTGGAAGAAACGCTGGCCGAGCTCGACCAGGCGGAAGAATCCTGCGTCGAGCGTCTGGTGGAGCTCGGCGTAAACACCTGA
- the mgtE gene encoding magnesium transporter, protein MEAQDNQTTDARPHEEAHADIYGEDGAVLSSFLAHVGAAIADRDTLTLKRDVGDLHQSELGDLLEALHPEQRRALVELLGSDFDFSALTEVDEAIRLDIVDNLPNEQIAQAVQELDSDDAVYILEDLDQEDQDEILSQLPFTERIRLRRSLDYPEESAGRRMQTEFVAVPPFWTIGQTIDYMREDNNLPDRFSQIFVIDPSFKLVGAIDLDQILRTKRAVKVEDVMHETRHAIPATMDQEEAAREFEQYDLLSAAVVDENERLVGVLTIDDVVDVIQQEAEEDLLRMGGVGDEELSDTVLATSRSRVPWLLVNLLTAFLAASVIGLFDQTIEHIVALAVLMPIVAGMGGNAGSQTMTVTVRALATKDIDIYNAARIIRREVGVGLINGIVFAVLIGIVAAAWFRDPNLGGIIAAAMIINMFAAALAGILIPLLLDRFKIDPAVASAVFVTTVTDCVGFFAFLGLATWWFAVP, encoded by the coding sequence GTGGAAGCCCAGGACAATCAGACGACCGACGCCAGGCCGCATGAGGAGGCCCACGCCGACATCTATGGCGAGGACGGCGCCGTCCTGTCGTCCTTCCTGGCCCATGTCGGCGCGGCCATCGCCGACCGCGACACGCTGACCCTCAAGCGTGACGTCGGCGACCTGCACCAGTCGGAGCTTGGCGACCTGCTCGAGGCGCTGCATCCGGAGCAGCGCCGCGCGCTGGTCGAACTGCTCGGTTCCGACTTCGACTTCTCCGCGCTGACCGAGGTCGACGAGGCGATCCGCCTCGACATCGTCGACAATCTGCCGAACGAGCAAATCGCGCAGGCGGTGCAGGAGCTCGATTCCGACGACGCGGTCTACATTCTGGAGGACCTCGACCAGGAGGACCAGGACGAGATCCTGTCGCAACTGCCGTTCACCGAGCGCATCAGGCTCAGGCGCTCGCTCGACTATCCGGAGGAGTCGGCCGGTCGGCGCATGCAGACGGAATTCGTCGCCGTGCCGCCGTTCTGGACTATCGGCCAGACCATCGACTACATGCGCGAGGACAACAACCTTCCCGACCGCTTCAGCCAGATATTCGTCATCGATCCGAGCTTCAAGCTCGTCGGCGCCATCGACCTGGACCAGATCTTGCGCACCAAGCGGGCGGTGAAGGTCGAGGACGTCATGCATGAGACGAGGCATGCCATCCCCGCCACCATGGACCAGGAAGAGGCGGCGCGGGAATTCGAGCAATACGACCTGTTGTCTGCCGCGGTGGTCGATGAGAACGAGCGGCTGGTCGGCGTGCTCACCATCGACGACGTCGTCGACGTCATCCAGCAGGAGGCCGAGGAGGACCTTCTGCGCATGGGCGGCGTCGGCGACGAGGAACTGTCCGACACGGTGCTCGCGACCTCGCGCTCGCGCGTGCCGTGGCTGCTGGTCAACCTTCTGACGGCCTTCCTCGCGGCCTCGGTAATCGGCCTGTTCGACCAGACGATCGAGCATATCGTTGCGCTGGCCGTGCTCATGCCGATCGTGGCCGGCATGGGCGGCAATGCCGGCTCGCAAACGATGACCGTCACCGTGCGCGCGCTGGCGACGAAGGATATCGACATCTACAACGCCGCCCGCATTATTCGCCGCGAAGTCGGCGTCGGCCTCATCAACGGCATCGTGTTCGCGGTGCTGATCGGCATCGTCGCGGCGGCATGGTTTCGCGACCCCAATCTGGGCGGCATCATTGCGGCGGCGATGATCATCAACATGTTCGCGGCGGCGCTGGCCGGCATCCTGATCCCGCTGCTGCTCGACCGCTTCAAGATCGATCCGGCGGTGGCGTCGGCCGTCTTCGTCACCACGGTCACCGACTGCGTTGGCTTCTTCGCCTTTCTGGGCTTGGCCACCTGGTGGTTCGCCGTACCCTGA